A DNA window from Verrucomicrobiota bacterium contains the following coding sequences:
- a CDS encoding sugar phosphate nucleotidyltransferase — translation MKPTKAVLTAASPDHRTLALQKLVDRDGRERSVLEILLREIHSAAIEDVCVIVHPGDGEAYRQATERVPVRLTMIEQAEKRGYGHALSLAKDFVAGQPFLHTVCDHLFLSHDPERSCAQQLLEATDREDCALSAVQSTRETDIHHFGAVAGSLLPTEGPDTLYEIRNVVEKPTPTEAEQRLLVPGLRAGRYLTFFGMHVLPPLVLELLQQKVEAAAATGDPAPIQLSPTLAELAQQQQYGALLIRGERHHISMKYGLFFTQLALALNGSEKAEVLTELVELMARTQS, via the coding sequence ATGAAACCGACCAAAGCTGTCCTCACGGCCGCCAGTCCCGACCACCGCACGCTTGCCTTGCAGAAGTTGGTCGATCGGGATGGGCGGGAACGCTCCGTTCTGGAAATCCTTCTCCGGGAAATTCATTCTGCCGCCATCGAAGACGTCTGCGTCATCGTGCACCCGGGCGATGGCGAAGCCTACCGCCAAGCGACCGAACGCGTGCCGGTGCGGCTCACCATGATCGAACAGGCCGAAAAGCGCGGCTACGGGCACGCCCTCTCGCTCGCCAAGGACTTCGTGGCCGGCCAGCCCTTTCTCCACACCGTCTGCGATCACCTCTTTCTCAGCCACGATCCCGAACGCTCCTGCGCCCAGCAGCTCCTGGAAGCGACCGACCGGGAAGACTGCGCTCTCTCAGCGGTCCAATCCACGCGGGAAACAGACATCCACCATTTTGGGGCGGTCGCGGGCAGCCTTCTGCCCACCGAAGGGCCGGACACGCTCTACGAAATTCGCAACGTCGTCGAGAAACCCACGCCGACTGAAGCCGAGCAGCGCCTCCTGGTTCCGGGCCTGCGGGCCGGCCGTTACCTGACCTTCTTTGGCATGCACGTGCTCCCCCCCCTCGTGCTCGAGCTTCTTCAGCAAAAAGTGGAGGCCGCCGCTGCCACGGGCGATCCCGCCCCCATCCAGCTCTCTCCCACCCTGGCGGAGCTCGCCCAGCAGCAGCAATACGGCGCGCTTCTCATCCGAGGGGAGCGACACCACATCAGCATGAAATACGGCCTCTTCTTCACCCAACTGGCACTCGCCCTCAATGGCTCGGAAAAAGCCGAAGTGCTCACCGAATTGGTGGAACTCATGGCCCGCACCCAATCCTGA
- a CDS encoding beta-ketoacyl synthase N-terminal-like domain-containing protein has protein sequence MPSSLPIAITGLGIATSLGRTLLEHEARLERGLTSFRPLSKLYPDASFGETRGAWVPREWLAHRKFGPASNLARLCALAAVEEAGIEPPQLQNAGLFLGTSRGNAAGWLEPWPGHRPFGLLAASNSIHSEPAAAVSLELGIQGPWQVQASGCSASLDALGLALLHLRAGLLERALVVGVDLPIVRPLLETYARSGVLAQREACDPYDPGTDGFHPGEAGAALLLETLPASQARSHPQLLGYWANSDAANLIGSPAEGEQLAALYQQALQELARTGQPPAHLCPHANGTQSNRRSESAALALAFPEQKPTLHLLKPFTGHSVGASGLVETVLLAHYLRRGLLPPNLAGRTSLPGAPLPGEPVPVAGTVLNTAISMGGHNATVALAAAESP, from the coding sequence ATGCCGAGCTCCTTGCCGATCGCCATCACAGGACTGGGAATCGCCACCTCCTTGGGGCGCACTCTCTTGGAGCACGAAGCTCGCTTGGAGCGGGGCTTGACCAGTTTTCGCCCGCTCTCCAAGCTCTATCCCGACGCCTCCTTTGGGGAAACGCGGGGCGCCTGGGTCCCCCGAGAATGGCTGGCCCATCGTAAGTTTGGGCCAGCCAGCAATCTGGCGCGCCTCTGCGCCCTCGCGGCCGTGGAAGAGGCGGGGATCGAGCCCCCCCAGCTGCAAAACGCGGGCCTGTTTCTGGGAACCAGTCGGGGGAACGCGGCGGGATGGTTGGAGCCTTGGCCTGGGCACCGGCCCTTTGGCCTCTTGGCTGCCAGCAATTCCATTCACAGCGAGCCCGCCGCGGCCGTCAGCTTGGAGCTGGGAATCCAAGGCCCTTGGCAGGTCCAGGCCAGCGGTTGCTCTGCCAGTCTGGACGCGCTGGGCCTGGCGCTCTTGCACCTGCGGGCCGGGCTCCTGGAACGCGCTCTGGTGGTGGGAGTCGACCTCCCCATCGTCCGCCCGCTCCTGGAGACCTACGCCCGCTCCGGCGTGCTCGCGCAGCGGGAGGCGTGCGACCCCTATGACCCCGGCACCGATGGCTTCCACCCCGGCGAGGCGGGAGCCGCCCTCCTCCTAGAAACTCTTCCCGCGAGCCAAGCCCGTTCGCATCCGCAACTGCTCGGCTACTGGGCCAACAGCGACGCCGCCAACCTCATTGGGAGCCCGGCCGAGGGCGAGCAACTGGCGGCCCTCTACCAACAAGCCCTCCAGGAACTCGCGCGCACAGGCCAGCCGCCGGCCCACCTTTGTCCCCACGCCAACGGGACCCAGAGCAATCGCCGGAGCGAAAGCGCCGCCCTGGCCCTGGCCTTCCCCGAGCAGAAGCCCACCCTCCATCTCTTGAAGCCCTTCACCGGGCACAGCGTGGGCGCGAGCGGGCTCGTGGAAACAGTCCTCCTGGCCCACTACCTTCGTCGGGGCCTGCTGCCACCCAACCTGGCGGGTCGAACTTCCCTGCCGGGCGCGCCCCTCCCAGGGGAGCCCGTGCCGGTGGCCGGCACCGTGCTGAACACGGCCATCAGCATGGGCGGACACAATGCCACCGTCGCCCTAGCCGCGGCCGAGAGCCCTTGA
- a CDS encoding antitoxin VapB family protein, translating to MKTISLTEEAYARLKAWKLSPKESFSQVVLKAVPKRGTAADLDRAFDALGTPSAEQWERMEAALAEGNDWRSHGDAWAQEPGRARSQASRPS from the coding sequence ATGAAAACCATTAGCCTAACGGAGGAGGCTTACGCGCGATTGAAGGCTTGGAAGCTTTCCCCGAAGGAGTCCTTCTCCCAGGTCGTGCTGAAGGCGGTTCCCAAGCGGGGAACCGCGGCTGATTTGGATAGGGCTTTTGATGCTTTGGGAACGCCGAGTGCCGAGCAGTGGGAAAGGATGGAAGCGGCCTTGGCAGAAGGCAATGACTGGCGGAGCCATGGCGATGCTTGGGCGCAGGAGCCGGGGCGAGCGCGATCGCAAGCCAGTCGGCCCTCGTGA
- a CDS encoding rhodanese-like domain-containing protein, which translates to MKDLFQNLATVGVFLSTALAHAESPSPAPLSEWTTFLTAEQVAQKTSDPRTILVDVRQAEAYLAGHLPGAINLPGSFWRTPKASPGEGDSQYLFRREDGTADVARYERFLGEAGIAHDSPVIIYGNHAGKTDGTIPAMILDWLGHESVYFLDGLGAEEWTAAGFALSQSPSVREATTYHATPKADFVWNLDQVLAHLRDPDVLFIDTRSLAEYTGDEKRSNAHGGHIPGAIRLDYLDHLEEDSKRVLPPAQILASLEERNIDRQKTLVLYCQTSTRVSLLALALGDLGFPKVAVYDASWHEYGNRSDTPIAR; encoded by the coding sequence ATGAAAGACCTCTTCCAAAACCTCGCCACCGTCGGCGTCTTTCTCTCGACAGCCCTCGCCCACGCGGAAAGCCCTTCCCCAGCGCCCCTCAGCGAATGGACCACCTTCCTGACCGCGGAGCAAGTCGCCCAGAAAACCTCGGATCCTCGGACCATCCTGGTGGACGTTCGCCAAGCCGAAGCCTACCTCGCCGGTCATCTGCCCGGTGCCATCAATTTGCCCGGGAGCTTTTGGCGCACCCCCAAGGCCTCCCCGGGCGAAGGCGATAGCCAATACCTCTTCCGCCGGGAAGACGGCACCGCCGATGTGGCCCGGTATGAGCGCTTTTTAGGGGAAGCGGGCATCGCCCACGACTCCCCCGTCATCATCTACGGAAACCACGCTGGAAAAACCGATGGCACCATCCCCGCCATGATCCTCGATTGGCTGGGTCACGAAAGCGTCTACTTTCTCGACGGCTTGGGAGCCGAGGAATGGACCGCGGCCGGTTTCGCGCTCTCACAAAGCCCCTCGGTTCGGGAAGCCACCACCTACCACGCCACCCCGAAGGCCGATTTCGTCTGGAACTTGGACCAGGTTCTGGCCCACCTGCGTGATCCTGACGTGCTCTTCATCGACACTCGCTCGCTCGCCGAATACACCGGAGACGAAAAGCGCTCCAACGCCCACGGCGGGCACATCCCGGGGGCCATCCGGCTGGATTACCTCGATCACCTCGAAGAAGACAGCAAGCGGGTCCTCCCCCCGGCCCAAATCCTGGCCTCCTTGGAGGAACGAAACATCGACCGACAGAAAACCCTCGTCCTCTACTGCCAAACCTCCACCCGCGTCAGCCTGCTGGCGCTGGCGCTCGGAGACCTCGGCTTCCCAAAAGTCGCCGTCTACGATGCCAGCTGGCACGAGTATGGAAACCGCTCCGACACCCCCATCGCCCGCTAG
- a CDS encoding helix-hairpin-helix domain-containing protein, with amino-acid sequence MARAQSIAYFFWLTLLTSALSAEWETLEGCRLLPSSKNDGDSFVVAHQDQTYTFRLYFVDAPETVLFYPERVQDQAAYFESDMDQMVRLGHDTAEFARRFLARPFTVHTRWSDAMGHHKRYAALLYNDQKESLIEALVAQGYVRIKGFQPPSAWPGGKDASDYHRLLTKLERQAQQSRQGAWRTWRREDDRTALSFFAETEANRDGLIDVNSAREDELRQLPGIGPVYAKRLVESRPFFHLDDLVKVHGIGPLTLERLKPLVTLSLPAAYADTARSYLLDPNQWANRQIQLRVKGLHALDLEAPEGFDVFTAATGSPEVEGGALRLYLPKEQTEEAQNYFERSQQPATLSVYFFRYEKEWVAVLRRN; translated from the coding sequence ATGGCTCGCGCCCAAAGCATCGCCTATTTCTTCTGGCTCACCCTCCTGACCTCCGCCCTCTCAGCGGAGTGGGAAACGCTCGAAGGCTGTCGCTTGCTTCCCAGTTCCAAAAATGACGGCGACTCCTTCGTCGTCGCTCATCAAGACCAAACCTACACCTTCCGCTTGTATTTCGTGGACGCGCCCGAGACCGTCTTGTTCTATCCAGAACGCGTCCAAGACCAAGCCGCCTACTTCGAATCGGACATGGACCAAATGGTCCGCCTCGGGCACGACACCGCGGAATTTGCCCGGCGCTTCCTAGCTCGGCCTTTCACCGTTCACACCCGCTGGAGTGATGCCATGGGCCACCACAAGCGCTATGCCGCCCTTCTCTACAATGACCAAAAAGAGAGCCTCATCGAAGCCTTGGTCGCCCAGGGCTACGTCCGAATCAAAGGCTTCCAGCCTCCTTCCGCCTGGCCCGGCGGGAAAGACGCGTCGGACTACCATCGCTTGCTCACCAAACTGGAGCGTCAGGCCCAGCAAAGCCGCCAAGGCGCCTGGCGCACTTGGCGGCGAGAGGACGACCGCACGGCGCTTTCCTTCTTCGCGGAGACCGAAGCCAATCGAGATGGCTTAATCGATGTCAACTCCGCCCGGGAAGACGAGCTCAGGCAGCTCCCCGGAATCGGCCCGGTCTACGCCAAACGCCTCGTCGAGTCCCGCCCCTTCTTCCACCTGGACGACTTGGTCAAAGTGCACGGCATCGGCCCCCTCACCCTGGAGCGCCTCAAGCCCTTGGTGACCCTCTCGCTGCCAGCGGCCTACGCGGACACCGCCCGCTCCTACCTCCTGGACCCGAACCAATGGGCCAACCGGCAAATCCAGCTTCGTGTCAAAGGCTTGCACGCGCTCGACCTCGAAGCGCCGGAAGGCTTTGACGTCTTCACCGCGGCCACGGGCTCGCCCGAAGTCGAAGGCGGAGCGCTCCGGCTCTACTTGCCCAAAGAGCAAACCGAAGAAGCCCAGAATTACTTCGAGCGCAGCCAGCAACCCGCCACCCTCTCGGTCTACTTCTTCCGCTATGAAAAGGAATGGGTCGCGGTCCTCCGTCGAAACTAA
- a CDS encoding PA domain-containing protein translates to MTPRSLLGWGLGLVGWHAALGAEFEIQFNDGADFGFNDTTAVSPVGGNTGTTLGQQRRLLMERAAAIWGGYLQSEVPIVIAARHLQLGGSNFSATLAFAGPEGFFEGFPNAPQEDVLYASPLADSLRGADNDPGQADLSVTINESVDSSPFVLGGAGYYYGLDNEAPAGQVDLLSTLLHEIGHGLGFLSGVDETDGTLLGGLPDSFTLRIYDEETDKAWPAMTNAERQASAINAPDLTFRGPATQQASLRQLKPEFGDVVVRQLDSTGAVVQTFAAQAGDFGWGLAPWGLTGALVLVDDGSGVTSDACSAPFANAEALLGRIALIDRGSCNFDDKVKRAQDAGALGVLIVNNAGNDLVSMQGNNEEILIPSLFLGQADGDTLKSLLPGALVRLEQTGPRAGSTAEQVRLYAPNPTQSGSSVSHWSLDAYPDLLMEPSIASSRLPDLDLTLPALRDIGWPVENLALPYYTYALWAEDQLSSSQNGPTENADGDRFTNFQEYVWGSDPLSAASVPSAVQLDALGSATYRLTYQRNALAGDIYYQLVESSDLTLPENPALDGLDFFQSATTALAEDQVRIQLEITSSAPEKAFFLIEAEPFLSE, encoded by the coding sequence ATGACACCTCGCTCTCTGCTTGGATGGGGTCTGGGGCTCGTTGGGTGGCATGCCGCCCTCGGGGCAGAGTTTGAGATCCAATTCAACGATGGAGCCGACTTCGGCTTCAATGACACCACCGCCGTCTCGCCCGTCGGGGGCAACACCGGCACCACCTTGGGCCAGCAGCGTCGTCTCCTCATGGAACGGGCGGCCGCCATTTGGGGGGGCTACTTGCAGAGCGAGGTCCCCATCGTGATCGCAGCCCGCCATCTCCAACTGGGCGGCTCCAACTTCTCGGCCACCCTTGCCTTCGCCGGGCCGGAGGGCTTCTTCGAAGGCTTCCCGAACGCGCCCCAAGAGGACGTCCTTTACGCCTCGCCGCTTGCCGACAGCCTGCGCGGCGCGGACAACGACCCCGGCCAGGCCGACCTCTCCGTCACCATCAATGAATCCGTCGACTCCAGCCCCTTCGTGCTCGGCGGCGCCGGCTACTACTACGGCTTGGACAATGAAGCCCCCGCGGGCCAGGTCGACCTCCTCTCCACCCTGCTTCACGAAATCGGCCACGGACTCGGCTTCCTCTCCGGAGTCGACGAAACCGACGGCACCCTCCTGGGCGGCCTGCCCGACAGTTTCACCCTCCGGATCTATGACGAGGAGACCGATAAAGCTTGGCCCGCCATGACCAATGCCGAGCGCCAGGCCTCCGCCATCAACGCCCCCGACCTCACCTTCCGTGGACCCGCCACCCAACAGGCCTCCCTCCGCCAACTGAAACCTGAATTCGGGGACGTGGTCGTCCGCCAGCTCGACAGCACGGGAGCCGTCGTGCAAACCTTTGCCGCCCAAGCGGGCGACTTTGGCTGGGGCTTGGCTCCCTGGGGCCTGACCGGCGCGCTCGTCTTGGTCGATGACGGCTCCGGCGTCACGAGCGACGCCTGCTCTGCCCCCTTCGCCAATGCCGAAGCGCTCCTCGGCCGGATCGCCCTCATCGACCGGGGCAGCTGCAACTTTGACGACAAAGTGAAGCGAGCCCAAGACGCCGGGGCCCTCGGCGTCCTCATCGTCAACAACGCCGGGAATGACCTCGTCTCCATGCAGGGAAACAACGAAGAAATCCTCATCCCCTCCCTCTTCCTCGGGCAAGCAGACGGGGACACCCTCAAGTCCCTCCTCCCCGGCGCGCTCGTGCGACTGGAACAAACCGGCCCCCGCGCCGGCTCCACCGCCGAGCAAGTGCGGCTCTACGCCCCCAATCCCACCCAATCCGGCTCCAGCGTCTCCCACTGGTCGCTCGACGCCTACCCCGACCTCCTCATGGAGCCTTCCATCGCCAGCTCCCGCCTACCCGACCTCGACCTCACCTTGCCCGCCTTGCGAGACATCGGCTGGCCAGTCGAAAACCTCGCGCTGCCCTATTACACCTACGCCCTCTGGGCCGAAGACCAGCTCTCCAGCAGCCAAAATGGGCCGACCGAAAACGCCGATGGCGACCGCTTCACCAACTTCCAAGAATACGTCTGGGGCAGCGACCCCCTCTCGGCGGCCAGCGTCCCCTCGGCCGTGCAGCTCGACGCCCTCGGCAGCGCCACCTACCGACTCACCTACCAGCGCAACGCCCTCGCCGGAGACATCTATTACCAACTCGTGGAAAGCAGCGACCTCACCCTGCCGGAGAACCCCGCGCTGGACGGCTTGGACTTCTTCCAAAGCGCCACCACCGCGCTCGCCGAAGACCAGGTGCGAATCCAGCTAGAGATCACCTCCAGCGCCCCCGAGAAAGCCTTCTTCCTCATCGAAGCCGAACCCTTCCTCTCGGAGTAA